In Limanda limanda chromosome 23, fLimLim1.1, whole genome shotgun sequence, a genomic segment contains:
- the LOC132996894 gene encoding gamma-crystallin M2-like, with translation MGKIIFYEDRNFQGRHHESMSDCADLHPYFNRCNSIRVESGCFMVYERPQYLGHQHFLRRGEYSDNQRMVGINDCIRSCRMIPMHRGSYKIRLYERPDMSGQMQEVSDDCPNVQERLRMSDIHSCNVVDGQWLMYDQPNYRGRPYYLRPGEYRRHSDWGGASPRIGSLRRITDFN, from the exons ATGGGAAAG ATCATATTCTACGAGGACAGGAATTTCCAGGGTCGGCACCATGAGAGCATGAGCGACTGTGCTGACCTGCACCCGTACTTCAACCGCTGCAACTCCATCCGGGTGGAGAGCGGCTGCTTCATGGTGTACGAGAGGCCCCAGTACCTGGGCCACCAGCACTTCCTCCGCCGGGGGGAGTACTCGGACAACCAGCGCATGGTCGGCATCAACGACTGCATCCGCTCCTGCCGCATGATCCCCATG CATCGCGGCTCCTACAAGATCCGACTATACGAGCGTCCAGACATGTCCGGCCAGATGCAGGAGGTGAGCGACGACTGCCCCAACGTCCAGGAGCGCCTGCGCATGTCCGACATCCACTCGTGCAACGTGGTCGACGGCCAGTGGCTGATGTACGACCAGCCCAACTACCGCGGCAGGCCCTACTACCTGAGGCCCGGCGAGTACCGCAGGCACAGCGACTGGGGCGGCGCCAGCCCGAGGATCGGCTCGCTCAGGCGAATCACCGACTTCAACTAG